The Verrucomicrobiota bacterium genome has a segment encoding these proteins:
- a CDS encoding NAD-dependent epimerase/dehydratase family protein has product MNVVITGGGGFLGTQLCATLLQRGSITGPSGSLEPIERIVLFDAAFRSPPGDSRVRQQTGDIGCRDAVFAAVGHDPATSIFHLASMVSGECELRFDDALRVNLDGGRNVFEAVRALPGKPRVVFTSSIACYGGAAMEERNGDRTKLTPRTTYGMTKVLCELLINDYSRKGYFDGRSARLPTVIIRPGKPNAAASSWASGMFREPLKGEPCPLPVRRTQPHPMTGYRTVIDSLIALHEVVEDRLGDDRGCVLPAHRVTPTLAEEVLLTVAAERGLRLGRIEDAFDERIQGIVDQWPEDVDGSRAESLGLPRPPALRMIVEQYLADFGQT; this is encoded by the coding sequence ATGAACGTGGTCATTACCGGCGGCGGCGGATTTCTTGGAACCCAACTTTGCGCGACTTTGTTGCAGCGCGGTTCGATCACAGGACCCTCGGGCAGCCTCGAACCCATCGAAAGAATCGTTTTGTTCGACGCCGCATTCAGGTCCCCTCCAGGAGACTCCCGCGTCCGTCAGCAAACCGGCGACATCGGATGCCGCGACGCGGTCTTTGCAGCGGTGGGACATGATCCCGCGACGTCCATTTTTCATCTGGCTTCCATGGTGAGTGGAGAGTGTGAATTGCGGTTCGACGATGCCTTGCGCGTCAATCTGGACGGCGGACGGAACGTCTTCGAAGCGGTCCGCGCCCTGCCTGGAAAGCCGCGCGTTGTGTTTACCAGCAGCATCGCTTGCTACGGAGGAGCCGCGATGGAGGAACGCAATGGCGATCGCACCAAACTCACGCCCCGCACCACCTACGGGATGACCAAGGTGCTGTGCGAACTGCTGATCAACGACTATTCGCGGAAAGGCTATTTCGATGGCCGCTCCGCCCGATTGCCCACGGTGATCATTCGTCCGGGCAAACCCAACGCGGCGGCCTCAAGCTGGGCGAGCGGAATGTTTCGCGAACCGTTGAAAGGCGAGCCCTGTCCCTTGCCCGTCCGGCGGACACAACCCCATCCCATGACCGGCTACCGGACCGTGATCGATTCCCTGATTGCGCTTCATGAAGTGGTCGAAGATCGGTTGGGTGACGACCGGGGTTGCGTCCTTCCCGCACACCGGGTCACCCCCACGCTGGCCGAGGAGGTCCTGTTGACCGTCGCCGCCGAACGCGGGTTGCGGCTGGGGCGAATCGAGGACGCTTTTGACGAACGCATCCAGGGCATTGTGGACCAATGGCCCGAGGACGTGGACGGATCACGGGCGGAAAGCCTGGGTTTGCCTCGACCTCCAGCGTTGCGAATGATCGTGGAACAGTATCTGGCCGATTTTGGACAGACTTGA
- a CDS encoding iron-containing alcohol dehydrogenase gives MIPGFPLPVGGFDYAPRTRLLFGRGLLSRVGDLAKELGGRRVLVVTDPGLVRAGHADRVIDAMSQSGLAVSCYDQVRENPTTADVARCLESAKAHGADLFVGLGGGSSMDTAKGCNFILTNGGEMRDYWGVGKAKLPMLPLIAVPTTSGTGSECQSAALIADEKSHQKMACLDPKAAARVALLDPELTLSLPQRVTSVTGIDAIAHALETWVTTKRNPISSLYSEAAAKLLFSAFPRVLSAPGDVEARGDMLLGAAFAGTAIENSMLGCAHSAANPLTAHHDVVHGQAVGMLLPWVIRFNGGWAEVADRYRGLAVALKGSDDFESSTQATEWLASTVESLMVRAELPLKLSACGVARTDVPALAAEAKRQWTAQFNPRPVEEPEFAELYRHIA, from the coding sequence ATGATCCCGGGTTTCCCCTTGCCTGTCGGCGGGTTCGATTACGCCCCTCGAACCAGGCTCCTTTTCGGTCGAGGACTGCTGAGCCGGGTGGGCGACTTGGCAAAGGAACTCGGAGGCCGGCGCGTCTTGGTCGTGACCGATCCAGGCCTAGTCCGAGCCGGACACGCCGACCGCGTCATCGATGCGATGAGCCAATCCGGTTTGGCGGTGTCTTGTTACGATCAGGTCCGCGAGAACCCGACGACGGCGGACGTGGCCCGGTGTCTCGAGTCCGCCAAAGCGCATGGGGCGGATCTTTTCGTCGGGCTCGGAGGAGGCAGCTCCATGGACACTGCGAAAGGATGCAATTTCATCCTGACCAATGGCGGAGAAATGAGGGATTACTGGGGTGTGGGCAAGGCCAAGCTGCCCATGCTGCCCTTGATCGCGGTGCCCACGACCTCCGGCACAGGCAGTGAATGCCAAAGCGCGGCACTCATTGCCGATGAGAAAAGCCACCAAAAAATGGCCTGCCTCGATCCCAAAGCAGCCGCGCGAGTGGCTTTGCTGGATCCGGAATTGACGCTGTCCTTGCCGCAGCGGGTGACGTCGGTGACGGGCATCGACGCCATCGCGCACGCGCTCGAGACATGGGTGACCACGAAACGCAATCCCATCTCCTCGTTGTATTCCGAAGCCGCAGCCAAGCTGCTCTTCAGCGCATTCCCGCGAGTCTTGTCCGCCCCGGGCGACGTGGAGGCACGGGGTGACATGCTGCTCGGGGCCGCGTTCGCGGGGACAGCCATCGAAAATTCCATGCTCGGATGCGCGCACTCGGCCGCCAATCCACTGACGGCGCATCACGATGTGGTGCATGGACAGGCGGTAGGGATGCTGTTGCCCTGGGTGATCCGTTTCAACGGAGGATGGGCGGAGGTCGCCGACCGGTACCGGGGATTGGCTGTGGCGTTGAAGGGATCGGACGATTTTGAAAGCAGCACGCAGGCCACAGAATGGCTGGCGTCGACCGTGGAGTCATTGATGGTTCGAGCCGAACTGCCGTTGAAATTGAGCGCCTGTGGCGTGGCCAGGACGGACGTGCCGGCGCTGGCCGCCGAAGCCAAACGCCAATGGACGGCGCAGTTCAATCCGAGACCGGTTGAGGAGCCTGAATTCGCGGAATTATATCGGCACATTGCCTGA
- a CDS encoding molybdopterin molybdotransferase MoeA has product MNPSLMPLEEARERILAALPSPARETISLQEASGRIALVDAAAPSDLPPFDNSSMDGYAVVAQDTAGANPKEPLKLRLTGRFPAGGVLPASRVGSGCCARVFTGSALPPGANAVVMQEDTREDGDMVEIMDPVKPWENVRLKGEDVRTGTLLWRAGQRLSPGRVAMAQALGLAEIVVGRRPVVGLIATGDELLEPGAPAEPGKIYESNRTLLKSLAGKAGAVARCFPIVADSEESTIKALEEAVSTCDLVITTGGASVGDHDWIKPALKKAGGVIDLWKIAVKPGKPFVFSRLRDRPVFGLPGNPVSALVTFVLLVRPALLRWQGARDLNLPRSRGSLAETILNPGPRRHFVRVRMEEDGSVVPSGPQASHMMSSLAFSSGLVDVPPDGQIAAGTTVEVFHWDA; this is encoded by the coding sequence GTGAACCCTTCCTTGATGCCCTTGGAGGAGGCCCGCGAGCGGATCCTTGCCGCTCTCCCTTCTCCCGCCCGGGAAACCATTTCGCTCCAGGAAGCCTCCGGAAGAATCGCGCTGGTCGATGCCGCCGCTCCCTCCGATTTACCTCCCTTTGATAATTCATCCATGGATGGTTATGCGGTCGTCGCCCAGGACACGGCGGGTGCGAACCCGAAAGAGCCCCTCAAGCTTCGTTTGACCGGACGCTTTCCCGCCGGCGGGGTCTTGCCTGCGTCCCGGGTCGGGAGTGGATGTTGCGCCCGGGTCTTCACGGGGTCTGCCCTTCCGCCCGGCGCCAATGCCGTGGTGATGCAGGAGGATACGCGTGAGGATGGGGACATGGTGGAAATCATGGACCCCGTAAAGCCTTGGGAGAATGTTCGATTGAAGGGTGAGGATGTCCGCACGGGAACGCTGCTTTGGCGCGCCGGGCAAAGACTTTCTCCGGGTCGGGTGGCCATGGCGCAGGCACTCGGTCTGGCTGAGATCGTCGTGGGACGGCGACCTGTAGTGGGTTTGATCGCCACGGGGGACGAGTTGCTCGAACCGGGTGCTCCGGCTGAACCTGGGAAGATCTACGAGTCGAATCGGACGCTGCTCAAATCCCTGGCCGGAAAGGCCGGTGCTGTCGCGCGGTGTTTTCCGATCGTGGCTGACTCCGAGGAATCGACCATCAAGGCACTCGAAGAGGCTGTTTCCACGTGCGACTTAGTGATTACCACTGGCGGTGCCTCGGTGGGCGACCACGACTGGATCAAGCCGGCTCTGAAGAAGGCGGGCGGAGTCATTGATCTGTGGAAAATCGCCGTGAAGCCGGGCAAGCCGTTTGTGTTCTCGCGACTCCGGGATAGACCGGTTTTCGGCTTGCCGGGCAATCCTGTCTCGGCGCTCGTCACGTTTGTCCTCCTGGTCCGGCCTGCGCTTCTGAGGTGGCAAGGCGCCCGGGATCTGAATTTGCCTCGATCGCGGGGAAGCCTTGCGGAAACGATACTGAACCCAGGCCCTCGCCGTCATTTCGTGCGGGTGCGGATGGAGGAGGATGGATCGGTGGTGCCGAGCGGACCCCAGGCTTCCCACATGATGTCGTCTCTCGCGTTCTCCTCAGGTTTGGTGGATGTCCCCCCGGATGGCCAAATCGCCGCTGGAACCACGGTCGAGGTTTTCCACTGGGACGCGTGA
- a CDS encoding pyrrolo-quinoline quinone produces the protein MKLHRSLLGAAALSAGISTASAAVLADWPQWGGHDPGRNMYSPAKGLPERFEPGKFKRGTEEIDLSTTKNVKLVMKLGSQSYGNVTVADGKIFVGTNNDSPRDPKHQGDRSVLMVFEEKTGAFLWQLIVPKLASGKVNDWENLGLLSSPTVEGNRLYVVTSRCEVLCLDLNGLADGNEGPFQDEAQYVAGPGKPKIEVGPKDGDILWKYDMMDELGVFPHNASNCSISIVGDMLYVCTSNGQDWTHSNIPSPQSPSLIALNKKTGQLVGEDDAKIGPRIYHGQWSSPSTGVVNGKPLVFFGGGDGFLYAFDSKPVKDGEYDILKRVFWVDCNPPEYKMKDGKPIRYPAADGPSEINSTPVFYKNRVYVATGQDPEHGEGEGRLLCVDATKTGHLTKTGVLWDYRGIKRSISTVSIDPETGLLFVGDFSGFVHCLDAETGKLHWIHDMKAHMWGSTLVADGKVYVGDEDGDFVVMAASKDKKILSESNLNAPVYSTPIVANGVIYVQSNTHLFGFHDASRRPDQPAKADAKN, from the coding sequence ATGAAATTACACCGTTCACTCTTGGGCGCCGCCGCGCTGTCCGCCGGGATTTCCACCGCATCCGCCGCCGTGCTGGCCGATTGGCCGCAATGGGGCGGACACGACCCTGGCCGCAACATGTATTCTCCCGCCAAGGGGCTTCCGGAGCGATTCGAACCCGGCAAGTTCAAGCGCGGCACCGAGGAGATCGACCTGTCCACGACGAAGAATGTCAAACTCGTGATGAAGCTGGGCTCGCAGAGCTATGGCAACGTCACCGTGGCCGACGGAAAGATCTTCGTGGGCACCAACAACGATTCTCCACGCGATCCCAAGCATCAAGGCGACCGGAGCGTGCTGATGGTCTTTGAAGAAAAGACCGGCGCTTTCCTCTGGCAGTTGATCGTTCCCAAGCTCGCTTCGGGCAAAGTGAACGATTGGGAAAATCTCGGCTTGCTCTCTTCTCCCACCGTGGAGGGCAACCGGCTTTACGTCGTCACCTCGCGCTGCGAAGTCTTGTGCCTCGACCTGAACGGGCTGGCGGACGGCAACGAGGGGCCCTTTCAGGACGAAGCCCAATATGTGGCAGGGCCGGGCAAACCGAAGATCGAGGTCGGCCCCAAGGATGGCGACATTCTTTGGAAATACGACATGATGGACGAGCTCGGAGTGTTCCCGCACAACGCCTCCAATTGCTCCATCTCCATCGTCGGCGACATGCTTTACGTTTGCACTTCCAACGGACAGGACTGGACGCACTCGAACATCCCCTCGCCGCAGTCTCCGAGTTTGATCGCCCTCAACAAGAAGACCGGACAGCTCGTGGGCGAGGACGACGCCAAGATTGGTCCAAGGATTTATCATGGCCAATGGAGTTCGCCTTCCACCGGGGTCGTCAACGGAAAGCCGCTGGTGTTTTTTGGAGGGGGCGACGGATTCCTCTACGCGTTCGATTCGAAACCCGTCAAAGACGGGGAGTACGACATTTTGAAAAGGGTCTTTTGGGTCGATTGCAATCCGCCGGAATACAAAATGAAGGATGGGAAGCCGATTCGTTATCCGGCGGCCGATGGTCCGAGCGAAATCAACTCGACTCCTGTTTTTTACAAGAACCGGGTTTATGTCGCGACGGGACAGGATCCGGAGCACGGCGAGGGCGAGGGCCGCTTGCTGTGCGTCGATGCCACGAAGACGGGCCATCTGACGAAAACAGGCGTGCTTTGGGATTATCGGGGCATCAAGCGGAGCATTTCCACGGTTTCCATCGATCCCGAAACCGGTTTGCTCTTCGTCGGCGATTTCAGCGGTTTCGTGCATTGCCTGGACGCGGAGACCGGTAAACTCCATTGGATTCACGACATGAAGGCGCACATGTGGGGTTCGACGCTGGTCGCCGACGGCAAGGTGTATGTCGGCGACGAGGACGGAGATTTCGTCGTCATGGCGGCGTCCAAAGACAAGAAGATCTTGAGCGAATCCAACCTCAACGCGCCTGTTTACTCGACCCCCATCGTGGCGAATGGCGTCATTTACGTGCAATCCAACACCCATTTGTTCGGATTCCATGACGCGTCCCGCCGTCCCGATCAACCGGCCAAGGCCGACGCCAAGAACTAG
- a CDS encoding Rieske 2Fe-2S domain-containing protein: MPHPPPDDNRRDFFKKTSAIVAGGILAAAPPLAGVPMILDPLRRKSDAGAFVRVAALAALPNDGVPRKFAVLADRRDAWNKFPRTPVGAVYLRRTPEGRIEALNVVCPHAGCFIDFLAAKPGYFCPCHNSAFALDGSIADAKSPSARGMDSLEVEVRNETEIWVRYQNFEAGKKEKIPLA, translated from the coding sequence ATGCCGCACCCTCCTCCGGATGACAATCGCCGGGATTTTTTCAAGAAAACATCGGCCATTGTCGCGGGCGGAATCCTGGCCGCGGCGCCGCCTCTGGCAGGGGTTCCGATGATCCTGGATCCTCTCCGAAGAAAGTCCGACGCAGGCGCTTTTGTGCGTGTCGCCGCGCTGGCGGCATTGCCGAACGACGGCGTGCCGCGCAAATTCGCCGTGCTGGCGGATCGCCGCGACGCCTGGAACAAGTTTCCGCGCACGCCCGTGGGCGCCGTTTACTTGCGGCGCACGCCTGAAGGCCGGATCGAGGCGTTGAACGTGGTTTGTCCGCACGCGGGCTGTTTCATCGATTTCCTGGCGGCCAAGCCGGGCTACTTCTGTCCGTGTCACAACAGCGCGTTCGCCCTGGATGGCTCGATCGCGGACGCGAAGAGCCCGAGCGCGCGAGGCATGGATTCGCTGGAGGTGGAAGTTCGCAACGAGACGGAGATCTGGGTCCGATATCAGAATTTCGAAGCGGGCAAAAAAGAGAAGATCCCCCTCGCATGA
- a CDS encoding NAD(P)-dependent oxidoreductase: MGSIEPHRSSTSEQVSNMEKRMAGHKIGFVGLGNMGRPMARHLHAAGADVWVWNRSEGPAAEAETMGMRRARSLPDLARAMDGEIVCINLTSTAVVEQVVFGPEGLAGGLSPDSLIIDFGTTGVPETRRFAAHIPWVDAPVSGGQVGAEAATLSIMVGGAEENVRRAWPVLETVGRRVTSLGGPGAGQVAKLANQLIVAQTIDAVAQALRLAELAGLDAARVREALLGGFAESRILDLHGSRMARRDFKAGGRAELQLKDVRLICELADTVGLESATLRNCRAQWEKFVHEKGWGDLDHSGLFKLYE, from the coding sequence ATGGGCAGCATCGAGCCGCACAGATCCTCAACCTCAGAGCAAGTGTCAAACATGGAAAAACGAATGGCTGGACACAAGATTGGATTCGTGGGACTGGGAAACATGGGCCGTCCGATGGCCCGGCATCTGCATGCGGCGGGCGCCGATGTCTGGGTGTGGAATCGGAGCGAAGGCCCGGCGGCGGAAGCGGAGACGATGGGCATGCGGCGAGCACGAAGTCTTCCGGACTTGGCTCGCGCGATGGATGGAGAGATCGTGTGCATCAATCTTACTTCCACCGCGGTGGTGGAACAGGTCGTCTTCGGTCCGGAGGGTTTGGCTGGAGGCTTGTCCCCGGACTCGTTGATCATCGATTTTGGAACGACCGGGGTTCCGGAGACGCGGCGATTCGCGGCTCACATCCCTTGGGTGGACGCGCCGGTGTCCGGCGGACAAGTGGGCGCCGAGGCGGCGACGCTCTCGATCATGGTGGGGGGCGCAGAGGAAAACGTTCGACGGGCCTGGCCTGTCCTCGAGACCGTGGGACGCAGAGTCACCTCTCTGGGGGGGCCAGGCGCGGGGCAGGTCGCGAAGCTGGCCAATCAATTGATCGTTGCCCAAACGATCGACGCCGTGGCCCAGGCACTGCGCTTGGCTGAGCTTGCCGGGTTGGACGCCGCCCGGGTGCGTGAAGCCCTGCTGGGCGGCTTTGCGGAGAGCCGCATTCTTGATTTGCACGGCAGCCGCATGGCCCGGCGGGATTTCAAAGCGGGCGGGCGCGCCGAGTTGCAACTCAAAGATGTGCGGCTGATCTGCGAACTCGCCGACACGGTAGGGCTCGAATCAGCCACTTTGCGGAATTGCCGCGCCCAGTGGGAGAAATTCGTCCACGAAAAGGGCTGGGGGGATCTGGACCACTCCGGCCTGTTCAAGCTCTATGAGTGA
- a CDS encoding aldehyde dehydrogenase family protein yields MTELPHLPVLRFGRDYESLEQHPVLDHRSGTAKAMVSSVNAGIVRKDLQRIQAGRAALQRFTTAQLLDLCKKAGELFLNGALPLGTRGHVQSADDYVRTLSSTSGLPHAMVRRNMVKIHDALTRMGQILNGLTRGLDLSILDRGMGEQFGTRLSFFPTSKALGLVMPSNSPAVNSLWLSAIPLKTPVVLKPGREEPWTPFRLIQAFVQAGCPAEAFGFYPTDHEGAGEILRSCGRALIFGDKSTTAQYAGNQAIQIHGPGWSKILIGEDQIDRWPEFIDVMVSSISDNGGRSCINASAVVVPRHGRAIAEELGKRLGAFAPTAPEDPQARLSGFANPKMADFIDQQIEEGLKTPGAVETTAPYRQGPRKTMFEGGVYMRPSIVFCENFEHPLANREFLFPYASVVEVPPRQMLEKIGYSLAVTAITRDPAFAAKLLQFREIERLNFGPVSTMSISWDQPHEGNMFEFLYRRRSIERAWEMPELNTDASGAVR; encoded by the coding sequence ATGACTGAATTACCCCATTTGCCAGTACTGCGATTCGGCAGAGACTACGAGAGTCTGGAACAGCACCCGGTGCTGGACCATCGAAGCGGGACGGCGAAAGCGATGGTGTCGAGCGTCAACGCGGGCATCGTTCGAAAAGATCTGCAAAGGATTCAAGCCGGGCGCGCCGCGTTGCAACGTTTCACCACGGCGCAGCTCCTCGACCTTTGCAAGAAAGCCGGGGAACTCTTCTTGAACGGCGCCCTGCCGCTCGGCACGCGCGGACACGTGCAAAGCGCCGACGACTACGTGCGAACTCTCAGCTCCACAAGCGGGCTGCCGCACGCCATGGTGCGCCGCAACATGGTCAAGATCCATGACGCGCTCACGCGCATGGGACAGATTCTGAACGGCCTGACCCGTGGATTGGATCTGAGCATTCTCGACCGCGGCATGGGTGAGCAGTTTGGCACGCGGTTGAGCTTTTTTCCGACCTCGAAAGCGCTCGGCCTGGTCATGCCGAGCAATTCGCCGGCCGTCAATTCGTTGTGGTTGTCGGCCATCCCCCTCAAAACGCCGGTGGTGCTCAAGCCGGGAAGAGAAGAACCGTGGACCCCGTTCCGGCTGATCCAGGCGTTCGTGCAAGCCGGTTGTCCGGCGGAAGCCTTTGGATTCTATCCGACCGACCATGAGGGCGCCGGGGAGATTCTGCGATCGTGCGGGAGGGCCTTGATTTTCGGGGATAAATCCACGACTGCGCAGTACGCGGGCAATCAGGCCATTCAAATTCACGGCCCGGGCTGGAGCAAAATCTTAATCGGCGAGGATCAAATCGATCGATGGCCGGAGTTCATCGATGTCATGGTGTCATCCATTTCCGACAACGGGGGCCGCAGCTGCATCAACGCGTCAGCGGTTGTGGTGCCTCGTCACGGGCGGGCCATTGCCGAGGAACTGGGCAAGAGGTTGGGCGCTTTCGCTCCAACCGCGCCCGAGGATCCCCAAGCCAGGCTCTCCGGTTTTGCGAATCCCAAGATGGCCGATTTCATTGATCAGCAGATTGAGGAGGGGTTGAAGACGCCGGGCGCGGTCGAAACCACGGCGCCGTACCGGCAAGGCCCGCGGAAAACGATGTTCGAAGGCGGGGTCTATATGCGTCCGAGCATCGTCTTTTGCGAGAATTTCGAGCATCCCCTGGCCAATCGGGAATTCCTGTTCCCGTATGCAAGCGTCGTGGAGGTGCCGCCACGGCAGATGCTGGAAAAGATCGGCTACTCCCTCGCGGTGACGGCCATCACTCGCGATCCCGCGTTCGCGGCGAAATTGTTGCAATTCCGCGAGATCGAGCGCCTCAATTTCGGCCCGGTTTCGACGATGTCGATTTCCTGGGACCAGCCGCATGAAGGCAACATGTTCGAGTTTCTCTACCGTCGAAGGTCGATCGAGAGAGCTTGGGAAATGCCCGAATTGAACACGGATGCGTCGGGCGCCGTCCGATAG
- a CDS encoding SDR family oxidoreductase, with protein sequence MDLQLQGQRVVVFGAAQGLGRAIADGFASEGCEVFGFDLLHAPASTTSTARFETGDVTSWDRVRSFVDACGPVDHMVYSVGVGSGKFGFPFWNLTPDDWPRVLEVNLLGAVHAAHACAPGMVHRRKGSMLFVVSVAGQMGSQTDPPYSAAKAGLINFVQCAAKDLAPYGVRSNALSPGMVQTGLNRSVWQAGQRLLPESARQDYETWASEKIRKVAPLGRWQAPEEFAAMAVFLASEHARNITGQTLNIDGGQVMHA encoded by the coding sequence ATGGATCTTCAATTGCAAGGCCAGCGGGTCGTGGTGTTCGGAGCCGCACAAGGCCTAGGACGCGCGATCGCCGATGGATTCGCAAGCGAGGGCTGCGAGGTTTTTGGTTTCGACTTGCTGCACGCCCCCGCATCCACCACTTCGACCGCAAGGTTCGAAACAGGGGATGTGACCTCGTGGGATCGCGTCCGGAGCTTCGTGGACGCCTGCGGCCCCGTCGATCATATGGTTTACTCGGTGGGGGTGGGATCCGGAAAATTTGGGTTCCCCTTTTGGAATCTGACGCCGGACGATTGGCCCCGAGTGCTGGAAGTCAACTTGCTGGGAGCGGTGCATGCCGCCCATGCCTGCGCCCCGGGCATGGTTCATCGTCGCAAGGGATCGATGCTTTTTGTCGTTTCCGTGGCGGGCCAGATGGGATCCCAAACCGACCCGCCCTACAGCGCCGCCAAAGCGGGGTTGATCAACTTTGTTCAATGCGCAGCCAAAGACCTGGCGCCGTACGGAGTGCGGTCCAACGCGCTTTCGCCGGGCATGGTGCAGACCGGCTTGAATCGTTCGGTGTGGCAGGCCGGACAAAGACTGCTCCCCGAGTCTGCCCGGCAGGACTATGAAACATGGGCCAGCGAAAAGATTCGCAAGGTGGCGCCCCTAGGCCGGTGGCAAGCGCCGGAGGAGTTCGCGGCGATGGCGGTGTTCCTGGCCTCCGAACACGCCCGCAATATCACGGGCCAGACTCTGAACATCGACGGCGGCCAAGTCATGCATGCGTGA
- a CDS encoding c-type cytochrome: MKALLDWFDHRTGARKLLHEALFENIPGGARWRYVWGSMLTFAFSVQVITGLLLWTSYNPSSTTAWESVYYIQHELWGGWFLRGVHHYTAQFMTLLLVLHLMQVVIDGAYKAPREMNFWFGLILFKLVLALSLTGYLLPWDQKGFWATKVATNIAGITPVIGPSLQKLIIGGTDYGHQTLSRFFALHAGILPLLIGLLIVGHIYLFRRHGITAKQPLRKRDAAFWPDQVLKDGVACLALMAAVLFLVIRTRGGELGAPADPTEPFSAARPEWYFLFLFQLLKYFPGTTEIIGAIILPGLAATVVFLMPFIARWRLGHTFNVCFLFMLLGIAGLLTGLALRQDGRDPLFLASEKDAEAQAQRVVELAQSPTGIPPTGAVNLLRNDPLTQGPKIFAKNCASCHRYGGHDGLGHEPTDPPSAPDLKGIGTRAWISGFLDPQKIVSSNYFGGSRHKDGKMAGFVQKKVSQYSNEQRDQLTKVIAALSAEANLESQKELDARESGLIEDGRKWLRSELGCTDCHQFRVKDEDATAPDLTGYGSKDWLVRFISNPAHPDFYGKKNDRMPRYADDGVLTEAQISMVADWLRGEWFRPLAER, from the coding sequence ATGAAGGCCCTCCTCGATTGGTTCGACCATCGCACGGGCGCCCGCAAGCTTCTGCACGAGGCGCTGTTCGAAAATATCCCGGGAGGTGCGCGCTGGCGCTATGTCTGGGGCAGCATGCTCACTTTTGCCTTCTCGGTTCAAGTGATCACCGGACTGCTGCTCTGGACTTCCTACAATCCCAGCTCCACCACTGCGTGGGAGAGTGTGTATTACATTCAGCATGAGTTGTGGGGGGGCTGGTTCCTGCGCGGAGTGCATCACTACACGGCGCAGTTCATGACGCTGCTCCTGGTGTTGCATTTGATGCAGGTCGTCATCGACGGGGCGTACAAGGCGCCCCGGGAAATGAATTTCTGGTTTGGACTCATCCTCTTCAAACTCGTGCTGGCCCTCTCGCTCACAGGCTATCTCCTGCCCTGGGATCAAAAGGGGTTTTGGGCCACCAAAGTGGCGACCAACATCGCGGGCATCACTCCCGTCATCGGCCCCTCGCTGCAGAAACTCATCATTGGCGGCACGGACTACGGACATCAAACGTTGTCGCGCTTTTTCGCGCTCCATGCGGGCATTCTGCCGCTGTTAATCGGCCTTCTCATTGTCGGACACATCTACTTGTTCCGTCGGCACGGCATCACCGCCAAGCAACCGTTGCGAAAGAGAGACGCCGCGTTTTGGCCCGACCAGGTCTTGAAGGATGGCGTCGCCTGCCTCGCTTTGATGGCGGCCGTGCTGTTTCTGGTCATACGAACCCGGGGCGGAGAACTGGGCGCGCCGGCAGATCCCACTGAGCCTTTCTCCGCGGCCCGACCGGAGTGGTACTTTCTCTTCCTTTTTCAACTCTTGAAATACTTCCCGGGAACCACGGAAATCATCGGGGCCATCATCCTCCCCGGACTGGCGGCCACCGTGGTTTTCCTGATGCCATTCATCGCGCGCTGGAGGCTCGGTCATACGTTTAATGTGTGTTTCCTTTTCATGTTGCTCGGAATCGCCGGACTGCTCACCGGGCTGGCGCTCCGTCAGGACGGTCGGGATCCCCTGTTTCTCGCCTCGGAGAAAGACGCCGAGGCACAAGCGCAGCGAGTCGTCGAGCTGGCCCAGTCGCCGACCGGCATCCCCCCGACGGGCGCCGTAAACTTGCTGAGGAACGATCCGCTGACCCAAGGCCCAAAAATCTTCGCGAAGAACTGCGCCAGCTGCCACCGCTATGGCGGCCACGATGGCCTGGGTCATGAACCCACGGACCCGCCGAGTGCGCCTGACTTGAAAGGCATCGGCACGCGCGCGTGGATCTCGGGATTCCTCGACCCGCAGAAGATCGTGTCCTCGAATTACTTCGGAGGCAGCCGCCACAAGGATGGGAAGATGGCGGGTTTCGTCCAAAAGAAAGTTTCCCAATACTCCAACGAACAAAGGGATCAGTTGACCAAGGTCATCGCCGCCCTCTCGGCGGAAGCGAATCTCGAATCTCAGAAAGAACTCGACGCCAGAGAAAGCGGCTTGATCGAAGATGGACGCAAATGGCTGCGCTCCGAGCTGGGATGCACCGACTGCCATCAATTCCGTGTCAAGGATGAGGACGCCACCGCGCCGGACCTGACGGGATATGGTTCCAAGGACTGGCTGGTCCGCTTCATCTCCAACCCGGCCCACCCGGATTTTTACGGGAAGAAAAATGACCGCATGCCGCGTTATGCGGACGACGGCGTGCTGACCGAAGCGCAGATCAGCATGGTGGCCGATTGGTTGCGCGGGGAATGGTTTCGTCCTTTGGCGGAACGCTGA